ATGGCGATGTTCGAGAGCGGGATTTCGAACCAGGCAACACCGGAGCTGGCCACCGCCTCGGCCCGGTCTCGGCAGGTTCTGGAGCGCGCGGCGGAGGAACTGTCCAAGCATATCCCCGAGGACAAGCGCCCGCCGGCTTCGATGTTCTCGGCGCATATCTGGGCCATGAGCCACGGGGTTGTGGAACTTTTCGCCCGTGGCGCGCCGGGGTCCAAAGCCCCTTTCCCGCCAGAGGATCTTCTGGAAACCGGGATCGGGATCTACTTGCGCGGGCTGGGACTGATCGCGCCGGACGACTGAGCGGGGCTGGGCAATCAGGCTGCGAAATAGCGCAGTGCCTCGGGCGACCATTGGACCCGGGTGCGCGCGCCGGGATCGAGCACGGGAATGCCGGGCCCGTTCTTCATGGCGATCTCAACCAGGCGATCGGTCCCGTCGAGGCGGACATGGTAGCTGGTCATGTCCCCGAAATACTCCCGCTCGACGACCTCGCCCGGGGTGCCCTGCCCGGTCTCGTCGAAATCGAGCGCCATGCCTTCGGGGCGCACGCCCGCCACGCAGGTCCCCGTGGCGCCCTCAGCACATTGATCCGCCGTCACCGGCACCGTGCCGAGACCGGCGACATCAGCCCGATCGCCGCTGATCTCCGCGGGCAGGAAGGACATCGTACCGATGAATTCGGCCACCGCCCGGCTTGCGGGTTGCGCATAAAGCGTCTGGGGGGGGGCGAGCTGCGCGATGCGTCCCTCGAACATCACCGCGATCCGGTCCGACATGGTCAAGGCTTCCTCCTGGTCGTGGGTCACCAGGATGAAGGTGATGCCGACATGGCGCTGCAGCCGCCGCAGCTCGGTCTGCATCTGCTCGCGCATCTTCTTGTCGAGGGCCGATAGCGGTTCGTCCAGCAGCAGGACCTTGGGTTTCAGCACCAGCGCCCGCGCGAGCGCCACACGCTGCCGTTGCCCACCGGAGAGTGCATGGGCCGCGCGCGCGCCATAGCCCTTCAAACCCACCATGTGCAGGGCGTCGGCGACGAGACTGGCGCGCGCCTCCCCGGTCAGGTCGGTGCGTCGCCTCAAGCCGAAGCCCACGTTGTCGCCGACGCTGAGATGCGGGAAAATCGCATAACTTTGGAACACCATGTTGGTGGGCCGCTTGTTGGCGGGCACCCCCACCATGTCCACGCCGCCGAGGGTGAGTGTGCCACTCTCGAATTCCTCGAAACCGGCGATGGTGCGCAACAGGGTCGTCTTTCCGCAGCCGGACGGGCCCAGCAGTGAAAAAAACTCCCCCGCGCCGATATCGACCGAGACATCTCGCAGAGCGTGATAGCTGCCGTAGTATTTCTGGACGTTCTGGATGCGGATCAGGGGTGCGGTCACAAGAACCCTCCGGTGTCGGTCTGGCCGCTCTTGCGCAAGCCGCGTCGGCGGAAGGCTTCGGCGGTGATGATCAGAACGAGAGACAGCAGAATGAGGATCGTTCCCAGCGCCATGATCACAGGCAGCTTCTGCGGGAAGCGTAGCTGGCTCCAGATATAGACCGGCAAGGTCGGGTCGGTGCCGGTCAGGAAAAAGGCAATGATGAACTCGTCCAGTGAAATGGTGAACGAGATGAGAAGCGAGGCGACGATGCCGGGGGCCACCAGCGGCAAAATGATGAGCCGGAACGCGCTGAGACGCGTCTCGCCCAAATCGATGGCGGCTTCTTCGAGCGACCTGTCGAGGCCGCTGAAGCTGCTTGACAGGATGGCGATGCAGAACGGTGTGCAGATCAGGGTATGCCCGAGGATAACCGCCCAAAGCGACAGGTTGAGGCCCATTTGCAGCAACACCACCAGCAATGAAACCGCGACAATAATCTCGGGCAGCACCAGCGGGATCATAATGAACCCCATGATCCCCGCCTTGCCCGGAAACTCGAACCGCGTGGCCGCACGCGACGCAAACACTCCGAGCGCCGTGGAAAACACGGCCGTCGACAGCGCGATGATCAGCGAGTTGCGCACCGCGTCATGCAACGCCGGGATCTGGGTCAGTTCCACGAACCAGCTTATAGTGAAACCACTGAGTGGAAAGGCGATGATTGTGCTGTCGTTGAAAGCGAAAATCGGCAGCAAGGCCACCGGCAGGTAGAGGAAAACCAAATACACCACCGCATAGGTCCACAACACCCGGCGGCTCATTTGGGGGCCCGCCCGATGTTGCGGGTCACAAACACCACAAGCAGGGCGATGGCGCTGACGATGGTCATGGCAGAAACCGCGAGGGCCGCGCCCATGGGCGCATCGTTCAGACGCAGGAACTGGGTCTGGATCATGTTGGCGATCATCAGACCGTCAGGCCCCCCAACAAGCCGGGGTGTAACGTAGTCGCCGATCACCGGAATGAACACAATCAGGGTCGCGGCCACGATCCCGGGCATGGCTAGGGGCAGCGTGATCCGGCAAAACGCGCCCCAGGCGCTCTCGCCCAGGTCGCGCGCGGCCTCCAGCAGGGAGCGGTCGATTTTCTCGAGCGCCACGTAGATCGGCAGGATCGTGAAGGGCGCGTAAGCGTGGGCAAGCGTGATCACGACCGCATTGGCGTTATAGAGCAGGAAAGTCAGTGGCTCCTCAATGATACCAAGCCCTTGCAGACCAGAGTTGAGAACTCCGTTGAAGCCGAGGATTACCTTCCAAAGGAACACGCGGAGCAGGTAGGAGGTCCAGAACGGGACCGTGATCAGAAAAATCCATAGCGCCTTACGGTTCTGCGGGACGTGGAAGGACACGAAATAGGCGATGGGAAAGGCCAGCACCACGGTCACCACAGTCACCATCCCGGCGATCCACAGGGACCGGCCCATCAGCGTGCCATAGATCGGGTCTGTGACCGCTTCCCGGTAGTTCGCCAAGGTGAAGCTGCGATCGAACTCCATGAAGTTCTGGGTCCAGAAACTGAGCACCAGAATTGCAACGAGGGGAACGGCAAGCAGCAGAATCGTAAAGATCAGCGGCGGGCTGACCATGACGTAGCCTTGCATGGCCTCACTGCGCCGCGCTGTCGTGTTTCGTGTTGTCATCGCACCCACTCCCCCCCGTTCATAAGGATGCGGAGTTGCCGCAGGGGTAACAAGTGGAAAGTGACGATGCCGCCTGAAGCGCTCTGAAGCGCGCTGGCGGGGTCGGGCCGCGCGCTCAGCTCAGCTCCTGTACGCTGTCGAAGACCTCCAGCACCGGGGGTCCGTCATACATGTCCGCACTGGATTTCGCGCCCTTGTGAGCCATGCGGAAAGCTTCGGATTTGGTCCAGCCTTCGAACGCTGCCCGATCGCGCCACAGGGTGTGCGACGCATAGAGGCGGACACCATCGCTCTCTTCGCCCTTCATGAGGTGGAAGGATACGAAACCATCCACGGTTTTCAGGTGGCTGTCGCGGGACTTCCAGACATCTTCGAACGTGTCTTCCTGACCGGCTTTGACACGAAAACGGTTCATGGTGAGAAACATCGGCTAAACTCCATAATTGCTGTGCGAGTCTGCGAGCGACGGCTGGCGCGGCGAGAGAACCGGATGCCCCGTGCAGGGTCAAGGGGCGAGCAGCGAAAAGGGCGCGCCACCGGCACGCCCTTCGCAAGCTCGAATGCAATCGGAACTCAGCGCTTGGAGAACTGGAAGCTCTTCCGGGCCTTGGCCTTGCCGTATTTCTTCCGCTCCACCACGCGGCTGTCGCGTGTCAGGAAACCCGCCGCCTTGAGCGCGCCACGCAGGGAGGGCTCATAGAGCTGCAGCGCCTTGGATACACCGTGCCGCACGGCACCGGCCTGACCCGACAGCCCACCGCCCTTGACCGTGGCGGTGACATCGAACTGGTCCTCGACCCCGGCGACCTGGAACGGCTGGCGCAGGATCATCTGCAGCACCGGGCGCGCGAAATAGGTGTCCATGGACTTGCCGTTCACGGTGATCTTGCCGGAGCCCGGACGAATCCAGACACGGGCAACCGCGTCCTTCCGCTTACCAGTCGCATAGGACCGGCCCAGGTCGTCGCGGACAGGTTCGCGCGAGATGGTGGTTTCGGGGGTCGCCTCGGCGACGGAGCCCTCAGCGACGGCACTCAGGTCGTCGAAGGATTTGATCTCTTCAGCCATCTACTCAGCTCCGGGTGTTCTTGGGGTTCTTGGACGCGAGATCCAGCACTTCGGGGCTCTGTGCCTCATGCGGATGCTCGGCGCCGGCATAGACGCGCAGATTGGTCATCTGCTGGCGCGAGAGCGGACCGCCGGGCAGCATGCGCTTGACGGCCTGAGTGACAACACGCTCGGGGAACTTGCCTTCGAGGATCTGGCCCGTGGTGCGGGACTTGATCCCGCCCGGGTAGCCCGTATGCCAGTAGTTCGGCTTGTTGCGCTTGTTGCCAGTCAGCTGGATCTTGTCCGCATTGATGACGATGACGTTGTCACCCATGTC
The Dinoroseobacter shibae DFL 12 = DSM 16493 genome window above contains:
- a CDS encoding ABC transporter ATP-binding protein; translation: MTAPLIRIQNVQKYYGSYHALRDVSVDIGAGEFFSLLGPSGCGKTTLLRTIAGFEEFESGTLTLGGVDMVGVPANKRPTNMVFQSYAIFPHLSVGDNVGFGLRRRTDLTGEARASLVADALHMVGLKGYGARAAHALSGGQRQRVALARALVLKPKVLLLDEPLSALDKKMREQMQTELRRLQRHVGITFILVTHDQEEALTMSDRIAVMFEGRIAQLAPPQTLYAQPASRAVAEFIGTMSFLPAEISGDRADVAGLGTVPVTADQCAEGATGTCVAGVRPEGMALDFDETGQGTPGEVVEREYFGDMTSYHVRLDGTDRLVEIAMKNGPGIPVLDPGARTRVQWSPEALRYFAA
- a CDS encoding ABC transporter permease; its protein translation is MSRRVLWTYAVVYLVFLYLPVALLPIFAFNDSTIIAFPLSGFTISWFVELTQIPALHDAVRNSLIIALSTAVFSTALGVFASRAATRFEFPGKAGIMGFIMIPLVLPEIIVAVSLLVVLLQMGLNLSLWAVILGHTLICTPFCIAILSSSFSGLDRSLEEAAIDLGETRLSAFRLIILPLVAPGIVASLLISFTISLDEFIIAFFLTGTDPTLPVYIWSQLRFPQKLPVIMALGTILILLSLVLIITAEAFRRRGLRKSGQTDTGGFL
- a CDS encoding ABC transporter permease, giving the protein MTTRNTTARRSEAMQGYVMVSPPLIFTILLLAVPLVAILVLSFWTQNFMEFDRSFTLANYREAVTDPIYGTLMGRSLWIAGMVTVVTVVLAFPIAYFVSFHVPQNRKALWIFLITVPFWTSYLLRVFLWKVILGFNGVLNSGLQGLGIIEEPLTFLLYNANAVVITLAHAYAPFTILPIYVALEKIDRSLLEAARDLGESAWGAFCRITLPLAMPGIVAATLIVFIPVIGDYVTPRLVGGPDGLMIANMIQTQFLRLNDAPMGAALAVSAMTIVSAIALLVVFVTRNIGRAPK
- a CDS encoding antibiotic biosynthesis monooxygenase family protein, giving the protein MFLTMNRFRVKAGQEDTFEDVWKSRDSHLKTVDGFVSFHLMKGEESDGVRLYASHTLWRDRAAFEGWTKSEAFRMAHKGAKSSADMYDGPPVLEVFDSVQELS
- the rpsI gene encoding 30S ribosomal protein S9; the protein is MAEEIKSFDDLSAVAEGSVAEATPETTISREPVRDDLGRSYATGKRKDAVARVWIRPGSGKITVNGKSMDTYFARPVLQMILRQPFQVAGVEDQFDVTATVKGGGLSGQAGAVRHGVSKALQLYEPSLRGALKAAGFLTRDSRVVERKKYGKAKARKSFQFSKR
- the rplM gene encoding 50S ribosomal protein L13, coding for MKTFTAKPADIEKKWILIDAEGIVLGRLASIVATRLRGKHKATFTPHMDMGDNVIVINADKIQLTGNKRNKPNYWHTGYPGGIKSRTTGQILEGKFPERVVTQAVKRMLPGGPLSRQQMTNLRVYAGAEHPHEAQSPEVLDLASKNPKNTRS